Proteins found in one Coffea eugenioides isolate CCC68of chromosome 5, Ceug_1.0, whole genome shotgun sequence genomic segment:
- the LOC113771848 gene encoding receptor-like protein 14 — MGFAGSLSFNELKLENLKVLNLGGTNFNKLSDIEALTFLKALSLSGIGINDSSVLQGICSLKNLDELQLSDNNFYGPIPMCFRNLTSLRILDLSNNILSGNIPAALITPLVHLEYLSLSGNLFGGSFSFNSLGNHSKLQWFELGPLTNDSHVDTEDLALPPPFELKVLSLSGCNLNNQTRKIPGFLLYQKEMRILDLSSNKLVGQIPTWLLQNNTNFEVLVLKDNSFTGPFLVDDSPEIYLRRLDISNNDVSGKVPQNIGLSFPLLWYLNLSGNSFEANIPGSLGNLTEALSIDLSHNKFSGEVPGQIGTGCLDLTTLVLSYNNLHGNFPSGSTNLTSLAFLHLDNNHFIGSISHGLSRSPRLSLLDISNNSFQGKIPSWIGNFSYLKALDMSANLLEGSLPDAICKLRTLTFLDLSKNQLIGPLPACSELTSLMFIHLHHNMISGPISNMLSGSFYLTTLDLAYNMLSGGVPRYIGKLKELRVLLLGGNELHGHIPLHLCQLQNVTIMDLSQNKFSGPLPTCFNKISFGSGQFSKDAFFTYEPYGDIESIPEYPGSHFLAMEISWSEYSITFSEQEKVIFTTKSRSERYAGNILNFMSGLDLSCNQLIGVIPPEFGDLRHIRALNLSHNYLQGSIPSRLSMLNLVESLDLSYNNFSGEIPSELASLNFLSIFNVSYNNLSGRVPDTGEFANFDDRNYRGNPGLCGPLLKRSCNPFAPHPENDGDQDIEVDGAIDVAAFAWSFFASYMVIVISFVVILCVSPYYRRAWFFYIDYWILSRFYEYCRSRSSEKKQTWKVFNWNMRRR; from the exons ATGGGATTTGCTGGTTCCTTATCCTTTAATG AATTGAAGCTGGAGAACTTGAAGGTACTCAATCTTGGAGGTACAAATTTTAACAAACTCTCGGACATTGAGGCTTTAACTTTTCTCAAAGCCTTATCTTTGAGCGGTATCGGTATTAATGATTCCTCCGTCCTTCAAG GAATTTGCAGTTTGAAGAATCTCGATGAACTTCAGCTGAGTGACAATAATTTTTACGGGCCTATTCCTATGTGCTTCAGAAACTTGACATCTCTTCGAATTCTTGATCTCTCCAACAATATTCTCAGCGGAAACATCCCTGCAGCTCTCATTACTCCTCTCGTACACCTTGAGTATCTCTCCCTCTCTGGCAACCTTTTTGGaggttctttttctttcaattcTTTGGGCAACCATTCAAAGCTTCAGTGGTTCGAACTTGGACCTTTGACCAATGATTCACATGTCGACACTGAGGATCTTGCTCTGCCCCCACCATTTGAGCTAAAGGTTCTTTCTTTATCTGGCTGCAACTTGAATAATCAGACTCGAAAAATCCCAGGTTTCCTGCTCTATCAGAAAGAAATGCGAATTCTTGATCTTTCTTCCAATAAGTTAGTCGGCCAGATTCCTACTTGGCTTCTGCAAAATAATACAAACTTTGAAGTTCTTGTTCTAAAGGATAACTCTTTTACGGGTCCGTTTCTTGTGGATGATTCTCCGGAAATATATCTAAGGCGATTAGACATCTCAAACAATGACGTCAGTGGTAAGGTTCCTCAAAATATCGGTTTATCTTTTCCATTGCTGTGGTACTTGAATTTGTCAGGAAATTCATTTGAAGCCAATATTCCCGGGTCATTGGGAAACTTGACAGAGGCACTATCAATTGATTTGTCCCACAACAAGTTTTCAGGGGAGGTACCAGGTCAAATTGGAACTGGATGTTTAGATCTTACAACATTGGTATTGTCTTATAATAATTTGCATGGCAATTTTCCTTCTGGGTCCACGAACTTAACAAGCCTAGCATTCCTTCACTTGGATAATAACCATTTTATTGGGAGCATTTCACATGGATTATCTCGTTCTCCACGTTTATCTTTGCTGGATATTTCAAACAATTCTTTTCAAGGCAAAATTCCAAGTTGGATTGgaaatttttcatatttgaagGCTCTTGACATGTCAGCCAACTTGCTAGAAGGTAGCTTACCAGATGCTATATGCAAACTTCGGACTCTTACATTTTTAGACCTCTCCAAAAATCAGTTGATCGGACCTTTGCCAGCTTGCTCCGAGCTTACGTCATTGATGTTCATCCACCTGCATCACAACATGATCTCAGGGCCCATCTCAAACATGCTGTCTGGAAGCTTCTATTTGACGACACTCGATTTGGCTTACAACATGCTGTCTGGCGGTGTACCACGCTATATTGGTAAGCTTAAAGAGCTCAGGGTTCTTCTCTTGGGGGGAAATGAATTGCATGGTCATATTCCTTTGCACTTATGTCAGCTGCAGAATGTGACAATTATGGATCTTTCTCAGAATAAGTTTTCTGGGCCACTGCCCACATGCTTCAACAAAATTTCTTTTGGCAGTGGGCAGTTCTCCAAAGATGCATTTTTTACCTATGAACCGTATGGTGATATTGAATCCATCCCAGAGTACCCTGGATCTCATTTTCTGGCTATGGAGATAAGCTGGAGTGAGTATTCTATAACTTTTTCCGAGCAAGAAAAAGTGATATTCACAACAAAAAGTAGAAGCGAACGCTATGCAGGGAATATATTAAATTTCATGTCTGGACTTGATTTGTCGTGTAACCAATTGATTGGAGTGATTCCTCCTGAATTTGGTGATCTCAGACATATCCGGGCATTAAATTTATCCCACAACTACTTGCAAGGATCCATTCCCTCAAGACTTTCCATGTTGAACCTAGTAGAGAGCTTGGATCTTTCTTACAACAATTTCAGTGGCGAAATACCTTCAGAGCTGGCATCCTTGAACTTCTTGTCCATCTTCAATGTGTCATACAATAACTTGTCTGGCAGGGTACCTGATACAGGGGAGTTTGCAAACTTTGACGACCGCAATTATAGAGGAAATCCAGGTCTCTGTGGACCATTGCTCAAGAGAAGTTGTAACCCCTTTGCTCCACACCCTGAAAATGATGGTGATCAAGACATAGAAGTTGACGGTGCAATTGATGTGGCAGCATTCGCTTGGAGCTTTTTTGCTTCATATATGGTGATCGTGATTTCATTTGTGGTAATTCTTTGTGTTAGCCCTTATTATAGAAGAGCATGGTTTTTTTATATTGATTATTGGATCCTATCTAGATTCTACGAGTATTGCAGGTCTCGTTCCTCTGAGAAAAAGCAAACATGGAAAGTGTTCAATTGGAACATGAGAAGGAGATGA